Genomic segment of Paenibacillus sp. FSL R5-0912:
CCGCATGGAGCCGATGCTCGCCATGCTTGTTCCCGTGAAACCGAATGACCCGTTCCCTTACGGGACAGTCGTCTATTTGATGAAGGAATCCAATCTTACGGGAGTCATGGATTCGATTCTGAGCGATTTCTCGGGAAGCAGCTATATTTTCGGCCCCTCCGGCGAGGTGCTGACCGCGAACAGTCACGGCGCCAGCCTTCCCCAGAACGAGCTTAAGAATATATCCGCACTTGAGCCGGGGATTCATAATCTGGTGCTGGACGGGGAACAGTACTCCGTCGTTTCTGTACAGTCGGAAGAAAATGGCTGGACCTACGTGACCACGATGCCCAGCTTCCAATTCTTCAGCCGTGTCGCCCATGTCCAGACCCTGATCCTGATCGTCTTCTGTATTGCAGTCATTACCGGCATAGCTGCCGCACTGCTGCTGGCCAAACGGCAGTATCATCCGATCCGGGACCTGATGGAATTCGCCAAGCTGCGAGGCAGTGGTAATGACACTTCCAAGCTTCGGAATGAATGGGAGTCGATCCGGCAGACACTTCATGATTACAGTGCCAGAATTGATCTTCAGGAGCCGTTCGTCCGCAATCAGTGCATGTTGCTGCTGCTCAAGCACGGCAAGCCGGATGATCCCGAAATTGAGCAGATGATCCTCAGTGCAGGCTTCAGGCATCCGCAGGGACAAGGCCTCTATTTCTCGGCCATTCTGTCTTGGGATGACGCCCCTGGCGGCAATTCCTGGCAGGAGCGCCATGTGCTGCAGGAGATGCTCAGCAATATCTGTCTGCCGGGACCGGGTGCTCAGATCTTCGGGATTGAATTCTCGGTCAAGGACCAGTTCGCCCTGATTATTTCACTCCCCGGCGATGAAGACCTGCCGGTTCAGAGCCGGATGGAGCAGGTTATTGAAGCGGTTCAAGCCGTGATCCGCGAGCATTCGCAGCTCTCTCTGAGTATCGGTGTCGGCATGGCCTACCGGGATTTGGCCCGGCTTAACCAGTCCTTCATCGAAGCTGCCGCAGCTCTGGAGCACCGGATGATCCGGCGCAGTGGACAGGTCACCTACTTCGAGCAACTGGCCGAGCTGAGTCTGCCTGCTGCCGAGAGCTTCTGGATTCCGCGCAAATCCATGCTGAAGCTGGAGCAGAGCCTGAAGCAGGGCAACGAATCCGTAGCCGTCCAGATGATTGCCGACACCATTGACACGATTAAGGATGAACCGCTTCAGGTTCACCTGCTGCGCTGTATCTGCTTTGATCTGCTGAACGCTTTTCTGCGCACCGCCTCCGAGCTTGGCATGGACGAGGTGTTCGCCAATATGCCGGAGCTGACCTCCTTCGAGACGCTGGAGGAGCTGGAGAGCCGCCTGCTCGCTCTCGCCGCTGCCATCTGCGCGCAGGTCGAGCGGAATACGGAGACCAACGAGTCTTCTTTAATGGACGATATTCTGGCTTATGTGGACCAGCAGTTCGCAGACTACACCCTCAGCCTGGAGCATGTGGCACTCAAATTTGCCATTTCAACCTCTTATTTAAGCCGGAGCTTCAAAGAGAAGACCGGCAGCAATTTCTCACAATATATCTGGCAGCGGCGTGTGGATGAGGTCATCCGGCTGTTGGTGAATACCAGCGCTCCGCTCAAGGAAATCATTGAGCAGGTGGGCTATCTGGATGCACCGAATTTCATCCGCAAGTTCAAAAAAGAAACCGGTCTGACGCCGGGGCAGTACCGCAAGGAACATACCTTGAAGGGGACTGCTGCGAAAAGACCGGTTTAAGCGGGCGGAGCTTCCGCCCGACCTGTCTGAATAGACTAAGCTTAAAGATTGTGGCATACAGCCAATCCTTCACCCTGTGAATAGTCGCACTTCCGGGCGGAGCTTCTTTGACCCCTGTGAACAGCAGACTTCCGGGCAGCGGCTGCTGCGCAGGAATTCCCTGGTGTCATCCACTTTTCGCGGCAGAAATCGGGTAACTTTGTATAAAATCCTGCACATAATGCAACATTGCCCTCATCCTATCCACCCGAACCCGGAATTGTTGCACAAAACGCAGGATTGTACCTATCTTAGACGGTTTAGCAGGGATATTCTTGCATTCTGTGTAACAATCCGCCCGTCCACCTGGCTATCTATGAACCGAAGCTGCAAAACGTGCAACATTTATGTCCATAGTGCCTATGATGTCTATGACGCCTATTAAGCAGTTCCATTCTGCCGGGAACGAGTCATGCGCCCGCTTCGCGCCAGCACATTATGTTCGGTTTTTCTGTGAAAATACTTCTGGCACAACCTGCGATAAACGCAAGGCCTACGTGGCGCACCCAGTCCAATTGTGTTCGGTTTTTCGATTACATTCGGCCTACGTGGCACACCCAGTCCAATTGTGTTCGGTTTTTCGATTACATTCGGCCTACGCGGCGCGTCCAGTCCAATTGTGTTCGGTTTTTCGATTACATTCGGCCTACGCGGCGCTCCCAGTCCAATTGTGTTCGGTTTTTCGATTACATTCGGCCTACGTGGCGCACCCAGTCCAATTGTGTTCGGTTTTTCGATTACATTCGGCCTACGCGGCGCTCCCAGTCCAATTGTGTTCGGTTTTCCGATTACATTCGGCCTACGCGGCGCTCCCAGTCCAATTGTGTTCGGTTTTCCGATTACATTTGGCTTACGTGGCGTACCCAGTCCAATTGTGTTCGGTTTTCCGATTACATTTGGCCTACGCGGTGCACCCAGTCCAATTGTGTTCGGTTTTCCGATTACATTCGGCCTACGCGGGGCGTCCAGTCCAATTGTGTTCGGTTTTCCGATTACATTTGGCTTACGCGGTGCACCCAGTCCAATTGTGTTCGGTTTTCCGATTACATTTGGCTTACGTGGCGTACCAGTCCAATTGTGTTCGGTTTTCCGTTAAAATATGTTAAATAAATAAAAAGACGATGTTCTGTTTTTCCATTCCACTTTTTTAAATCTGACGCTGAACAGTTACTTAGCTTCCTTAAGAATATGCTCTACCAGCTCATCCAGCGGCACGGTCGCGAGCGCAATCGCCGTGTCCGTTACCCCGTAATAAATGTAGAGCAGCCCGTCCTTGACCACGTTGCCGGTCGGGAAGATTACATTCGGAATCTGGAACCCGAATTTCTCATAGTAGGTCTCCGGCTCCATAATGAAATTATGCGTGCGGGCAATGATCTTCTCCGGCTGCTCCAGATCTAGCAGCATCGCTCCCACACGGTAGACAATATCCTCATCGACGCCGTGATAGAGCACCAGCCAGCCCTTGTCTGTACGGATTGGAGGCGTGGAGCCGCCGATCTTCCGCGACTCCCAAGACAGATTCCCGGCGGTGGCGAGCAGCTTGGGCTCCTCCCAGTTCACCAGATCCTCGGAGTAGGTAATCCACATGGCCGCCTTCTCGGTTCCGTAGGCTTCGCCCACATATTCCTCAGGACGGCGCAGCAGCACGAATTTTCCATTTATTTTCTCAGGAAACAGAATGTTGTCCCGGTCATTGATATCCAGTGGCGTCGTGTCCGCCACAAACTCCCAGTCCAGCAGATTGTCCGACTTCAGGATGGAGGAACGGGTCAGCCAGTGGCCCTCCTCTTCTCCCCAGCCATCCGGGTAGGTTGGAATAGAGCGCTCCGGGACGCCTGCCCCGGTAGGATAATAGCTCATGGCGCAGGGGCGCAGGGCGTAGTTCAAATAGAAGGTCCCGTCGATTTTGACAATCCGCGGGTCCTGCACGCTACCATACGGGAAACCGAGCATATCGGGCGTCACAATCGGCTCATCCTTCACATGGGTAAAGTTCACCCCGTCCTCGCTCGTAAGGAGGCCCAGGTAATTCTTGCACGGGGTCAGGGAACCGGCGGTGCGCTCAATCATATAGAATTTGCCGTTGTCGATGATGACCGCAGGATTGAAGACCGTAACCTTGCGCCATTCATAGCCGCCAGGGACGACTATAGGATTATTCGGATGTCTAGTGATTTGCATGTCTATTCCTCCTGCGAATAAGTTTCGTGATATAGTTTGACCGTCTGGACCTCATAGGGCCGGAAGGAGAGCGAAATCACGCCGCCGGAAGTCACCACGGAGCCTGTATCGCTCTCCAGCAGATTAACCTGCGAAGCGCGGATGTCTCCGTCCCTCCAGTCCAGTTCAGCCGTCTCTCTGCTGCCTGCGGATTCATACAGCCGGACAATAACTCCGCTGCCGTCCTCTGCACGCTTGATCGTATCCAGCATGACATGACGGCTCTGGAAAGCGAGCCAGGCATGAGTGCTTGGATAACGGCCTGCATGCGGCTCCTCGCTGACCACCTGCAAGGGGGCATTCAGCTCTGCCGCTTCGCGCACAACCCCAGCCTGACGCCATTCCCCGCCGTGCGGATACAGGGAATACGTAAATTCATGCTCACCCTGGTCCGCATAGCGGTCAGGCCAGCGCGGGGAGCGCAGCAGCGACAGGCGCAGCACCCCGTCATGAATGTCATAGCCGTATTTGCAGTCGTTCAGCAGACTGACGCCATAGCCGCCCTCGGACAGATCCGCCCAGCGATGGCCGCAGACCTCGAATTGCGCCTGCTCCCAACTGGTGTTGCGGTGCGTCGGACGCTCCAGTGACCCGAACGGAATTTCATACGTAGCCTTCGCGGCCACAATGTCGACCGGAAAAGCGACCTTCAGCAGCTTATGCTCCTCCCTCCAGCTGACCCGGGTCTGGAAGTCCACCCTGC
This window contains:
- a CDS encoding helix-turn-helix domain-containing protein gives rise to the protein MVNQAIKPSLLNRFRLSWNHFKSRLLLKYAFSYILMFLVPLTGVTIFVYENAVKGLRMEIEQSNVNQLNQVKSTIDDRMNELQEIAGRIAYDKHLTPYMVRHPYYSLEAIQALANYKASSSIAEDLFLYFHEDSNIYSYRGLADLHVTFSTLYQFERWSPEDLRQDLNETRQPMVRPAENVTVNSRMEPMLAMLVPVKPNDPFPYGTVVYLMKESNLTGVMDSILSDFSGSSYIFGPSGEVLTANSHGASLPQNELKNISALEPGIHNLVLDGEQYSVVSVQSEENGWTYVTTMPSFQFFSRVAHVQTLILIVFCIAVITGIAAALLLAKRQYHPIRDLMEFAKLRGSGNDTSKLRNEWESIRQTLHDYSARIDLQEPFVRNQCMLLLLKHGKPDDPEIEQMILSAGFRHPQGQGLYFSAILSWDDAPGGNSWQERHVLQEMLSNICLPGPGAQIFGIEFSVKDQFALIISLPGDEDLPVQSRMEQVIEAVQAVIREHSQLSLSIGVGMAYRDLARLNQSFIEAAAALEHRMIRRSGQVTYFEQLAELSLPAAESFWIPRKSMLKLEQSLKQGNESVAVQMIADTIDTIKDEPLQVHLLRCICFDLLNAFLRTASELGMDEVFANMPELTSFETLEELESRLLALAAAICAQVERNTETNESSLMDDILAYVDQQFADYTLSLEHVALKFAISTSYLSRSFKEKTGSNFSQYIWQRRVDEVIRLLVNTSAPLKEIIEQVGYLDAPNFIRKFKKETGLTPGQYRKEHTLKGTAAKRPV
- a CDS encoding glycosidase, producing MQITRHPNNPIVVPGGYEWRKVTVFNPAVIIDNGKFYMIERTAGSLTPCKNYLGLLTSEDGVNFTHVKDEPIVTPDMLGFPYGSVQDPRIVKIDGTFYLNYALRPCAMSYYPTGAGVPERSIPTYPDGWGEEEGHWLTRSSILKSDNLLDWEFVADTTPLDINDRDNILFPEKINGKFVLLRRPEEYVGEAYGTEKAAMWITYSEDLVNWEEPKLLATAGNLSWESRKIGGSTPPIRTDKGWLVLYHGVDEDIVYRVGAMLLDLEQPEKIIARTHNFIMEPETYYEKFGFQIPNVIFPTGNVVKDGLLYIYYGVTDTAIALATVPLDELVEHILKEAK